The genomic interval ATGGCTGTTGGCTGGAGACGGGTGTGGTCGTCGGTGCTGGTGTGCGCCTTGGCGCGGGCTGTCACCTCTTTCCTGGGGTAAAGGTCTATGCGGGCGTCCAAATTGGGCCCAACTGCAGTATCCACGCCAATGCCGTCATTGGCGCCGATGGTTTCGGCTTTGCTCCAGACGGGGATGCCTACCTCAAGATCCCGCACATCGGCGGAGTGCGCATCGGTCGCGATGTGGAGATCGGCGCCAACAGCTGCATCGATCGCGGGGTGATGGCCGACACCGTCATCGGCGATGGCGTCAAGATCGATAATCTGGTGCAGATTGGTCATAATGTCCGCATCGGCGAGCATACCGTCATTGCCGGCCAGACCGGAGTGTCGGGCAGTACGACCATCGGGGCACACTGTCGCATCGGCGGCCAGGTGGGCTTCGCCGGCCACATTCGCATCGCCGATGGCTGCATCATCGCAGGACAGAGCGCCATCACCCACGATCTGCGTACCCCGGGGGTGTACTCGGGAGTGCTGCCCGCCCGCCCTGCCCGACGCTGGCGGCGCCTGGCGGCGCGCTTCGACACCCTGGAGGAGTTTGTGCAGCGCTTCAAGCAATGGGAAAAAACGGCAGCGGCCCGTGCTTCTGCTCACCGGGAGGAGAGTGACGACTGATGGTGCAACTGGATATTCACGAGATACTGAAACGTCTGCCCCACCGCTATCCGTTCCTGCTGGTGGATCGGGTAGAGGAATTGCAGCCCAATCACTATCTGCGGGCGCTGAAGAACGTCAGTATCAATGAGCCCTATTTTCAGGGCCATTTCCCGGATTTCCCGGTCATGCCGGGTGTGCTCATCGTCGAGGCCCTGGCGCAGGCGGCAGCGCTGCTGGCCTTCGTCTCCGAGGAAAAATACGGCGAGAACGAGGCGGTATACTTTGCCGGTATAGACAAGGCGCGCTTTCGCAAACCGGTGGTACCCGGAGATCAGCTGATCCTGCTTGCCGAGGTCAGTCGTCGTCGCGGAGGTATGTGGCAGATGCAGACCACGGCACACGTCGGCGATACCCTGGTTGCATCGGCCATGCTCATGGCTACCTTGCGCGAGCGCGACGCATGAGCGCGGTGGTCCACCCGCAGGCCGTCGTCGACCCCTCTGCCCGCCTCGGAAGCGACTGCACCGTCGGCCCCTTTGCCGTGATCGGCGCCGATGTCGAGCTGGGTGAGCACTGCTCGGTCGGGGCCCATGCCGTCATCGAGGGTCCCTGCCGTATCGGCGCCCGCAATCGCGTCCACCCCTTTGCCTCCATCGGCAGTGCTCCCCAGGATCTGGGCTATCGCGGCGAGCGCACGGAGCTGGTGGTGGGGGACCACAATACCTTTCGCGAATTCGTCACCATCAACCGCGGCACGGTCAAGGGTGGCGGGGTAACCCGTATTGGTGACCACAACCTTTTCATGGCCTACTGCCACGTGGCCCACGATTGCCAGATCGGCAATCATGTGGTCATGGCCAATGCGGCGACGCTGGCCGGCCACGTCTGCATCGAGGACTATGCCATCCTCGGTGGCCTGTCGGCAGTGCATCAGTTTGCGCGGGTGGGGGCGCACGCGATTCTGGGCGGCGGGACCATGGCCCCGCTGGACGTGCCGCCCTACATGATGGCGGCCGGCAACCACGCCAGCCTGCACGGTATCAACGTCCGCGGGCTGGCGCGGCGGGGCATTTCGCGGGATACGATTCTGCAGATCAAGCGCGCCTATCGGGTGCTCTTCCGTTCCGGACAGCGTCTGGAGGAGGCCATGGAGGAGTTGGAGCGGCGCGGTCTCGATGCACCGGAAATCGCTCACCTCCTGGCCTTTCTGCGCGGTACCCAGCGCGGTATCACCCGGCCATGAAGACGCTGCGCACGGCCGTGGTGGGTGTGGGGCATCTTGGCCGCTTTCACGCCCAGAAGTATGCCGCCTGTTCCAACTTGCAGGGGGTATTCGACCAGGATCCCGAACGCGCGGCGGCGGTGGCAGCGGAACTGGGCTGCACCGCCTTTGCAAGCCTCGAGGAACTGCTGGCAGGGGTGGATGCCATCTCCATTGCTACGCCCACCTCGACGCATTTCGCCGTGGCAACGGAGGCGCTTCGGGCGGGCGTGCACTGTCTGGTGGAGAAACCCTTCACCCTGGACCTGGCCGAGGCCGAGGCCCTGGAAGCCCTTGTCGCCCAAGTAGGAAAGGTGCTGGCCGTTGGCCATATCGAGCGCGCGCACCCGGCCATCCGCCATCTGCGCGGCCGTGGCTTCGGCGCACCGCGCTATGTGGAGGCGGAGCGCCTGGCGCCCTTCAAGCCGCGCTCCCTGGATATCGATGTCATCATGGATCTCATGATCCACGATCTCGACCTGACCCTCTGGTTCAGTGGCGAGCACCTCCAGGACATCCGTGCCGTGGGTGTGGCGGCGGTCACGGACAAAGCCGACATGGCCAATGCCTGGGTCACCCTCGGCAATGGTGCCGTGGCCAATCTCGCGGCCTCCCGGGTAGTGCGTGAGCCGGTGCGCCGGATGCGGATCTTCTGGGAAGATCGCTACGCTTCCGTCGATTTCACGACGCGGCAGCTGCGCCTGGTGGAGCGGGGGCGTGGCTCCGTCCCCGGTATCCCGGGAGCGGAGGAGCAGGTCTTGGAACTGCCGGCGGAGGACGCCCTGGAGTATGAAATTCGTAATTTCCTCGGCGCCGTGCTCGGGCAAGAGGCACCCATGTGCAGTGCCCGGGAGGGGAGGCTGGCCCTTGCCGCCGCCCTCGGCGTGCGAGACGCCGTAGAATCGTTTTTGCATGCCAAGGAGGGCACCCCGTGTCGGGAGCCGTGAACCAGATGGAATCGTCAGCCCGTCCCGAACCCATTCCCATGGTCGATCTGCGCCAGCATTATGCGCCGCTGAAGGAGGCCATGCTGGCCGGTATCGGTACCATCCTGGATGGTGCGAGCTTCATTCTGGGCGAGCAGGGGCGGGCTCTTGAGGCGGAAATCGCCGCCTTCATCGGCGTTGGACACGGGATTGGCTGCGCCTCCGGAACCGATGCCCTGATGCTGGCCTTGCGCGCCCTGGATATTGGTCCGGGGGACGAGGTCATCGTCCCCACCTTCACCTTCATCGCCACCGCCGAGGCGGTGCGCTACGTGGGCGCCACCCCCGTCTTCGTCGATGTGGACGATCGCTATTATCGCATCCAGCCCGAGGCGGTCGCCGCTGCCATTACGCCGCGTACCCGCGCCATCATCCCGGTGCACCTCTATGGTCTCGGTGCGGACATGCCGGCGTTGCTGGAGTTGGCCGCGGCCCACGGCGTGGAGGTCATCGAGGATTGTGCGCAATCGCTGGGCGCCACCCTGGGCGGACGCAAGCTGGGGAGCTTGGGTCGCCTTGCCTGCTTTTCCTTCTTTCCCAGCAAGAATCTGGGTGGCGCTGGCGACGGCGGGATGGTGGTCACGGACGATGCGGAGTTGGCCCGCCGCCTTCGTGGCCTGCGCAATCACGGCTCTTGGCAGACCTATCGGCACGAGGTGCTGGGCTACAATAGCCGGCTCGACGAGATTCAGGCGCTGATCTTGCGCGAACTCTTCGTCCACATCGAAGCCTACACCCGTGGCCGCCAGCAGGCTGCGGAATACTACCGTGAGGCCCTGGCCGGTCTCGACCTGCGCCTGCCGGAAGTGCCCGCGGGACAGAACCACGTCTACCATCAATACACGATCCAGGTGCGCGATCGCGATGCCCTGCGCGCGGCCCTGCAGGCAGAGGGAATTGCCAGTGCCATCTACTATCCCATCCCGGGACATCGTCAGCAGGCCTTTGCCGATCTCGCCCCGGCCTCCTGTCCGGTGGCAGAGCGCCTCAGTGAGACGGTGCTCTCCCTGCCCATGTTTCCGGAGTTGCGACGGGACCAAGTGGAACGCATCGCGACGGTGATCCGCACCCACCTGCGGTCCTGAGGATGGGAAACTCGGTTTTCCTGATAGCGGTGGAGCGCTCGGGGGAAAATCTGGGACTCGACATCCTCCGCCGCACGCAAGCAGCGGGACTTGGCCTGCATTGGTACGGGGTGGTGGGAGCGCGACTGCAGGCGGCGGGCGTACGCTCCGTGGCCGACGGTGAGGTGTTGGGGGTCATGGGGTTCGTGGAAGTGTTGCGTCACTATGCCGCCCTGCGCAGGCTGTATGCGCGCATCGAGGCGGTACTGCGTCAGGAACGACCGCAGGCCGTGGTGCTCATCGATCATCCTGCCTTCAATCTGCGCGTGGCGCGCCTGGCAAAATCCTTGGGTATCGCGGTGCTCTACGTGGTGGGTCCGCAGATCTGGGCCTGGCGGGCGGGACGCATTGCCAAGATGCGGGAGAGGATCGATCGGATGTTGGTGCTCTTTCCCTTCGAGCGCCCGCTCTATGCCGAGGCCGGTATTCCCGTGCAGGTGCTGCCGCACCCGCTGCTCGCCCAGTGCCAGGCGGCGCCCAGCCGGGAAGCGGCGCGGGCCGCCCTGGGCATTGCCGCCGATGTGCCGCTTTTGGCCCTGCTTCCCGGCAGCCGGCCAACGGAGCTGCGGCGTCTGGCGCGAGGTATGGTGGAGACGGCACAGTGTCTGCGCGAGCGGCTTCCCCAGCTGGAGGTGGCCGTAGCCTTGGCGCGCGAGGATCTCCTGCCACTGTGGCAGTCTGCCCTGGGTGAGGAGCGCGGCATTCGCCTGGTGCTGGCCCAGAGTCTGTTGTTGTTGGCCGCCGCCGATGTGGTGCTGGTGGCATCGGGTACGGCAACCCTGGAAACGGCACTCATGCGGCGCCCGGCCGTGGTCGTCTACGCCATGCAGCCCGTCACCTTCTGGCTGGCGCGACGTCTGGTACGGGTGCCCTTTGTGGCCATGCCCAACATCCTGCTCCAGCAAAAAATCTATCCGGAGTATCTCCAGGATGCCTTCCAGCCAAAGATCGTGGCCGAAGCACTGGAGCGGCTGCTGGGTCCGGCGGGTCGCGCGCAATGCGCGGCACTGGAGGCGCTTCCGGAAAAACTGCGTGGCGACGACGATGCGGCCATTGCCGCCGCCCTCGAGGCGGTACTGGGGGGGGGACGTGCCTGAGCTGGAACACCGTGGTCGCGGCTGGGTCGGTCTCGATGAGGCGGGGCGGGGTCCTCTAGCAGGGCCTGTGACGGTGGCGGCGGTGATCCTGGCGCGGCCGCTGCCTGGCCTGGCGGACTCTAAGAAACTCAGCCCTCTGCGGCGCGCGGTACTCTCTCAAAAAATTCGTGCCGAGGCTTGGGCCTGGGCCATCGCTTCGGCGGGCAGCTGGGAGATAGAGCGGTATAATGTCTTGCAGGCTACCCTGCGGGCCATGGATCGGGCTCTGCGGGCCTTG from Acidithiobacillus caldus ATCC 51756 carries:
- the lpxD gene encoding UDP-3-O-(3-hydroxymyristoyl)glucosamine N-acyltransferase; protein product: MSRSATTSASLAELAQVARAELRGDGHFQILGVAPLEAAGPHDLSFFQPPRSPQILAETRAGALILREQELSLYEGNALVSRNPYASFARVLQHLYPAPRPAPGVDEGAWIAVDAHIHPAARIEAGVRVASGAVVEDGCWLETGVVVGAGVRLGAGCHLFPGVKVYAGVQIGPNCSIHANAVIGADGFGFAPDGDAYLKIPHIGGVRIGRDVEIGANSCIDRGVMADTVIGDGVKIDNLVQIGHNVRIGEHTVIAGQTGVSGSTTIGAHCRIGGQVGFAGHIRIADGCIIAGQSAITHDLRTPGVYSGVLPARPARRWRRLAARFDTLEEFVQRFKQWEKTAAARASAHREESDD
- the fabZ gene encoding 3-hydroxyacyl-ACP dehydratase FabZ, translating into MVQLDIHEILKRLPHRYPFLLVDRVEELQPNHYLRALKNVSINEPYFQGHFPDFPVMPGVLIVEALAQAAALLAFVSEEKYGENEAVYFAGIDKARFRKPVVPGDQLILLAEVSRRRGGMWQMQTTAHVGDTLVASAMLMATLRERDA
- the lpxA gene encoding acyl-ACP--UDP-N-acetylglucosamine O-acyltransferase yields the protein MSAVVHPQAVVDPSARLGSDCTVGPFAVIGADVELGEHCSVGAHAVIEGPCRIGARNRVHPFASIGSAPQDLGYRGERTELVVGDHNTFREFVTINRGTVKGGGVTRIGDHNLFMAYCHVAHDCQIGNHVVMANAATLAGHVCIEDYAILGGLSAVHQFARVGAHAILGGGTMAPLDVPPYMMAAGNHASLHGINVRGLARRGISRDTILQIKRAYRVLFRSGQRLEEAMEELERRGLDAPEIAHLLAFLRGTQRGITRP
- a CDS encoding Gfo/Idh/MocA family protein, coding for MKTLRTAVVGVGHLGRFHAQKYAACSNLQGVFDQDPERAAAVAAELGCTAFASLEELLAGVDAISIATPTSTHFAVATEALRAGVHCLVEKPFTLDLAEAEALEALVAQVGKVLAVGHIERAHPAIRHLRGRGFGAPRYVEAERLAPFKPRSLDIDVIMDLMIHDLDLTLWFSGEHLQDIRAVGVAAVTDKADMANAWVTLGNGAVANLAASRVVREPVRRMRIFWEDRYASVDFTTRQLRLVERGRGSVPGIPGAEEQVLELPAEDALEYEIRNFLGAVLGQEAPMCSAREGRLALAAALGVRDAVESFLHAKEGTPCREP
- a CDS encoding DegT/DnrJ/EryC1/StrS family aminotransferase encodes the protein MSGAVNQMESSARPEPIPMVDLRQHYAPLKEAMLAGIGTILDGASFILGEQGRALEAEIAAFIGVGHGIGCASGTDALMLALRALDIGPGDEVIVPTFTFIATAEAVRYVGATPVFVDVDDRYYRIQPEAVAAAITPRTRAIIPVHLYGLGADMPALLELAAAHGVEVIEDCAQSLGATLGGRKLGSLGRLACFSFFPSKNLGGAGDGGMVVTDDAELARRLRGLRNHGSWQTYRHEVLGYNSRLDEIQALILRELFVHIEAYTRGRQQAAEYYREALAGLDLRLPEVPAGQNHVYHQYTIQVRDRDALRAALQAEGIASAIYYPIPGHRQQAFADLAPASCPVAERLSETVLSLPMFPELRRDQVERIATVIRTHLRS
- the lpxB gene encoding lipid-A-disaccharide synthase, encoding MGNSVFLIAVERSGENLGLDILRRTQAAGLGLHWYGVVGARLQAAGVRSVADGEVLGVMGFVEVLRHYAALRRLYARIEAVLRQERPQAVVLIDHPAFNLRVARLAKSLGIAVLYVVGPQIWAWRAGRIAKMRERIDRMLVLFPFERPLYAEAGIPVQVLPHPLLAQCQAAPSREAARAALGIAADVPLLALLPGSRPTELRRLARGMVETAQCLRERLPQLEVAVALAREDLLPLWQSALGEERGIRLVLAQSLLLLAAADVVLVASGTATLETALMRRPAVVVYAMQPVTFWLARRLVRVPFVAMPNILLQQKIYPEYLQDAFQPKIVAEALERLLGPAGRAQCAALEALPEKLRGDDDAAIAAALEAVLGGGRA